One genomic window of Clostridia bacterium includes the following:
- a CDS encoding ABC transporter ATP-binding protein, producing MLKLTGYLKPYIGLIILSLILLFTQAMCDLNLPNYMANIVNTGIQRAGVESFAPKRIDEEALKLILSVSSDKDSEVLAASYEKSDNEAGIYILKETADTEAVERTVSLAAQTLTVLSQSEDNKDADVLLSADVSDMARVLAAADEAAKAEESVREQNAVTLVRAIYTRAGGDADKAQMSFIYKSGGVMLLVSLLGVAAAIGVGFFSSRVSSAVARDLRRDLFNKVESFSNAEFDKFSTASLITRTTNDITQIQLVTTLAMRIMIYAPIMGIGGVIMVVSRCVSMTWIVALSVGILIAMIIIIFFIAMPKFKIIQKLIDKLNLVARENLTGVTVMRAFGSEEFEHERFDKANAALTKTNLFINRVMVFMMPMMMLIMNLTMLLVLWAGAGRINTGELMVGDVMAFLQYAMHIIMSFFIISVMFIMVPRASVAGDRVYEVLKEEPGIKDCDTPKEMIKDMRGVVEFDHVSFKYGRSGHDVLSDITFTAYPGRTTAIIGATGSGKTTLLNLILRFYDVSSGAVKVGGVDVRDLKQSELRREIGYAPQKGLLFSGTIESNLKFAEEDASKDDVQRAVEVSQAAEFVYKKDDGILSPIAQGGSNVSGGQRQRLSIARAILRKAPIYIFDDSFSALDFKTDARLRAELKRYVKEATVIIVAQRISTIMDADQILVLDEGRIVGAGRHDELMASCRVYREIAASQLGTEAV from the coding sequence ATGCTTAAACTTACAGGATATTTAAAACCTTATATAGGGCTTATCATATTGTCGCTCATACTTTTGTTTACACAGGCGATGTGCGACTTAAATCTGCCTAATTACATGGCAAATATCGTAAATACGGGAATACAGCGCGCAGGCGTAGAGTCGTTTGCGCCAAAGCGCATAGACGAAGAGGCTTTAAAGCTTATTTTAAGCGTAAGCTCAGACAAAGACTCCGAGGTCTTGGCAGCTTCCTATGAAAAAAGCGATAACGAGGCCGGCATATATATTTTAAAGGAAACAGCAGATACAGAAGCCGTAGAGCGCACCGTATCGCTTGCGGCGCAGACGCTCACCGTTCTTTCGCAAAGCGAAGACAACAAAGACGCCGACGTGCTTTTATCGGCAGATGTAAGCGATATGGCGCGTGTGCTCGCGGCGGCCGATGAAGCGGCAAAGGCCGAGGAGTCGGTGCGCGAGCAGAATGCCGTTACCCTGGTGCGTGCGATTTATACGCGCGCAGGGGGCGACGCTGATAAGGCGCAGATGAGCTTTATTTATAAAAGCGGAGGCGTAATGCTGCTCGTTTCGCTTTTGGGCGTTGCGGCGGCGATAGGGGTGGGCTTTTTCTCGTCGCGCGTAAGCTCCGCCGTTGCAAGAGATCTAAGGCGCGATCTGTTCAATAAGGTCGAAAGCTTTTCAAACGCCGAATTTGACAAATTCTCTACGGCGTCGCTCATAACGCGCACGACGAACGACATAACGCAGATACAGCTCGTTACGACGCTGGCCATGCGCATAATGATCTACGCGCCGATAATGGGCATAGGCGGAGTAATAATGGTAGTGAGCCGATGCGTCTCAATGACGTGGATAGTCGCGCTTTCGGTTGGCATACTCATCGCTATGATAATAATCATATTCTTTATCGCGATGCCGAAGTTCAAAATAATTCAGAAGCTTATAGACAAGCTTAATCTCGTTGCGCGCGAAAATCTGACGGGAGTTACCGTAATGCGCGCCTTCGGAAGCGAGGAGTTCGAGCATGAGCGCTTTGATAAAGCCAACGCGGCTCTTACAAAGACAAATCTCTTTATAAACCGCGTAATGGTATTTATGATGCCGATGATGATGCTCATTATGAATCTTACCATGCTTTTAGTGCTTTGGGCAGGCGCGGGAAGAATAAACACCGGAGAGCTCATGGTGGGCGACGTGATGGCGTTTTTACAGTATGCCATGCATATAATAATGTCGTTCTTTATTATATCCGTTATGTTCATCATGGTGCCGCGCGCAAGCGTTGCGGGCGACAGAGTATACGAAGTGTTAAAGGAGGAGCCCGGCATAAAGGACTGCGATACGCCGAAAGAGATGATAAAGGATATGCGCGGCGTAGTAGAGTTTGACCATGTTTCATTTAAATACGGGAGATCGGGACATGATGTGCTCAGCGACATAACATTTACGGCGTATCCGGGACGCACGACAGCCATTATCGGCGCAACGGGAAGCGGAAAGACGACGCTGTTAAACCTGATACTGCGCTTTTACGACGTAAGCTCCGGAGCCGTAAAGGTGGGCGGCGTTGACGTAAGAGACTTAAAGCAGAGCGAGCTTCGGCGTGAGATAGGATATGCGCCGCAGAAGGGACTGCTCTTTTCGGGCACGATAGAATCCAATCTTAAATTTGCAGAAGAAGACGCGTCAAAAGACGATGTACAGCGCGCCGTAGAGGTATCCCAGGCGGCGGAGTTCGTATATAAAAAAGACGACGGCATACTTTCTCCTATAGCTCAGGGCGGCTCCAACGTGTCGGGCGGACAGCGCCAGAGACTCAGCATAGCGCGCGCAATACTCAGAAAGGCGCCGATATATATATTCGACGACAGCTTCTCCGCGCTCGATTTTAAGACGGATGCGCGCCTTCGTGCCGAGCTGAAACGTTACGTTAAGGAAGCAACGGTAATAATCGTAGCGCAGAGGATAAGCACGATAATGGACGCAGACCAGATACTCGTGCTCGATGAGGGCAGGATAGTCGGCGCGGGACGCCATGACGAGCTTATGGCGTCGTGCAGGGTATACCGCGAAATAGCCGCATCTCAGCTTGGAACGGAGGCGGTGTAA
- a CDS encoding MarR family transcriptional regulator has protein sequence MAKTKEQIIIEKLRKTGHKARMGILAGYDAPMDKMPPHGMHKMPPHIAQRLGHKMPPPGFHPPFGHRPSAPFFHRELILMILLDAGEGGMRQKDIAKELGINPSSLSEQIDRLESDRYIERRANPEDKRSTLIVLTEKGRARAYEVADERQKAAAQFCKSLTEDEKDTLIALLEKLIAD, from the coding sequence GTGGCAAAGACAAAGGAACAGATAATAATTGAAAAGCTGAGAAAAACGGGGCACAAGGCGCGCATGGGCATTTTAGCCGGATACGACGCGCCTATGGACAAGATGCCGCCGCACGGTATGCACAAGATGCCGCCGCATATTGCACAAAGGCTCGGACACAAGATGCCGCCTCCGGGATTTCATCCTCCCTTCGGCCACAGGCCGTCCGCGCCGTTCTTCCACCGGGAGCTCATACTTATGATACTTCTCGACGCGGGTGAGGGCGGCATGCGTCAAAAGGATATAGCAAAGGAGCTGGGGATAAACCCGTCCTCGCTTTCAGAGCAAATAGACCGTCTGGAAAGCGACCGCTATATCGAGCGCAGGGCAAATCCCGAGGACAAGCGCTCTACGCTTATCGTGCTTACCGAAAAGGGGCGCGCACGCGCGTACGAGGTCGCAGACGAGCGCCAGAAGGCAGCGGCACAGTTTTGCAAAAGCCTAACGGAGGACGAAAAAGACACGCTGATAGCGCTGCTTGAAAAGCTTATTGCGGACTGA
- a CDS encoding 16S rRNA (uracil(1498)-N(3))-methyltransferase gives MPKFFAEPFKIGNDRIIIDTDDVSHITKVLRHRKGDVITVCDGMKSDYTCRISEITREIVVCDILEKRANTAEPSLALTLFLALPKGDKADFVIQKSVELGVSRVVMFEGENSVAKCPKDAREVKKKLDKWQKTAREAAKQCGRGIIPEVSGIFTFKAAIKEAERCGTVVFLHEKEKNGAVDDAVARGVKSAALFVGPEGGFSPAEAEYASSHGAHIAGLGSRVLRLETAALAVQAVIMHITHNL, from the coding sequence TTGCCGAAATTCTTTGCGGAACCTTTTAAAATAGGAAACGACAGAATAATAATAGATACGGACGACGTTTCGCACATAACGAAGGTGCTGCGCCACAGGAAGGGCGACGTAATAACGGTGTGCGACGGCATGAAAAGCGACTATACCTGCAGGATCTCCGAAATCACGCGCGAGATCGTGGTCTGCGATATTCTTGAAAAAAGGGCGAATACGGCAGAACCGTCGCTTGCGCTTACGCTGTTTTTGGCGCTCCCGAAGGGAGATAAGGCCGATTTCGTAATACAGAAATCGGTGGAGCTCGGCGTTTCGCGCGTCGTTATGTTCGAGGGCGAGAACAGTGTGGCAAAATGCCCGAAGGACGCGCGCGAGGTCAAAAAGAAGCTTGATAAGTGGCAAAAGACGGCGCGCGAGGCGGCAAAGCAGTGCGGACGCGGAATAATACCGGAGGTCTCGGGCATATTTACGTTTAAAGCGGCGATAAAAGAGGCCGAAAGATGCGGCACGGTCGTCTTTCTTCACGAAAAGGAGAAAAACGGCGCCGTAGACGACGCGGTCGCGCGCGGTGTGAAGAGCGCGGCGCTTTTTGTGGGGCCCGAGGGCGGATTTTCACCGGCAGAGGCCGAATACGCGTCGTCGCACGGCGCGCACATCGCGGGACTCGGCAGCCGCGTACTGCGGCTTGAAACGGCGGCGCTGGCCGTACAGGCCGTGATCATGCATATCACGCATAACTTATAA
- the prmA gene encoding 50S ribosomal protein L11 methyltransferase, translating into MDFIEAVIYTSTEGIEILTARLIMAGIQGFVIEDAEDFRDFLKETTPRWDYVDDELMRTMSDAESKVKLYLTNDAQGKAMLDTVSGEVRALKESDESGAYGRLEIELSNVREEDWDGNWKQYFKPFDVGRRFTVKPSWEECTLSDGRIILEIDPASSFGTGSHHTTKLCLMALEDTVSPGDRVLDMGCGTGILGIAAALLGAGEVTAVDIEEHSAKTALENAVKNGIPKERFTTYFGNILEDEALCRAIGGGYDVVAANIVADVIIAMRKRFFEFLKPGGTLIVSGLISQRADEVEQMLKNTGFAVIKKSSLSDWCAIVMEK; encoded by the coding sequence ATGGATTTTATTGAGGCTGTAATATATACCTCGACCGAGGGCATAGAGATACTCACCGCCCGCCTTATCATGGCGGGCATACAGGGCTTCGTAATCGAGGATGCCGAGGATTTTCGCGACTTTTTAAAGGAGACGACGCCGCGCTGGGACTACGTGGACGACGAGCTTATGCGTACGATGTCGGATGCCGAATCGAAGGTAAAGCTTTATCTTACGAACGACGCGCAGGGAAAGGCAATGCTCGACACGGTATCGGGTGAGGTGCGCGCTTTAAAGGAAAGCGACGAAAGCGGCGCGTACGGAAGGCTTGAAATAGAGCTTTCAAACGTGCGCGAGGAGGACTGGGACGGCAACTGGAAGCAGTATTTCAAGCCGTTTGACGTGGGACGCCGCTTTACGGTCAAGCCCTCGTGGGAGGAATGCACGCTCTCAGACGGCAGGATAATACTTGAGATAGACCCCGCGTCGAGCTTCGGCACGGGATCGCATCATACGACAAAGCTTTGCCTTATGGCGCTCGAGGATACGGTCAGCCCCGGCGACCGAGTGCTCGACATGGGCTGCGGCACGGGAATTTTAGGCATCGCGGCCGCGCTTTTGGGCGCGGGCGAAGTCACCGCCGTCGACATAGAGGAGCACAGCGCAAAAACGGCGCTTGAGAACGCCGTAAAGAACGGCATACCGAAGGAACGCTTTACAACGTATTTCGGCAATATCCTAGAGGACGAGGCGCTCTGCCGCGCCATCGGCGGCGGATACGACGTTGTTGCGGCGAATATCGTCGCGGACGTAATAATCGCCATGAGAAAAAGATTTTTTGAGTTCTTAAAGCCGGGGGGCACGCTCATAGTTTCGGGGCTTATCTCTCAGCGCGCGGACGAGGTGGAACAGATGCTTAAAAATACGGGCTTTGCTGTCATCAAAAAGAGCTCGCTTTCCGATTGGTGCGCCATTGTGATGGAAAAGTGA
- a CDS encoding 4-hydroxybutyrate--acetyl-CoA CoA transferase, whose translation MTYQDMYKKKLTTIEHVYEMLEDGEYITIINNSAEPQTFLKRLHEAQGKVKGLCVQMGNITFTPKFFEPEYKELAHVESTFFGRNYSPLQTQGRSAYVPVHLRNSAKDVIYHLKRINRPIRRMVVSVSPMDKHGYFSTATNGLAPRMWQKYADEIIVEVNEACPRTFGDTHLHISEVTAIYNSDEKTIFYAQKPNPSEIDRQIGRAIAEMVNDGDTIQLGIGGIPSACAMELAHKKDLGIHTEMFNDGLMYLCECGAVTNRRKNYFRNKIVTSFSAGTKELFDYVDNNMNILHLAVAYVNLPEVVSRNDNFVSVNTTLQVDLMGQCCSEAIQTRQISGTGGQTETIIGAKESHGGRSIIALHSTRDIKQPDGSRKRISNIQSVHPEGAVVSLSRNDVDFVCTEYGIAALRGATLRERARALINVAHPDYRAQLEEDAKRLWLL comes from the coding sequence ATGACGTATCAGGATATGTATAAAAAGAAGCTCACGACCATCGAGCACGTCTACGAGATGCTCGAGGACGGCGAGTATATAACCATCATAAACAACAGCGCCGAGCCACAGACCTTTTTAAAGCGCCTTCACGAGGCGCAGGGCAAGGTAAAGGGGCTTTGCGTGCAGATGGGCAACATTACGTTCACGCCCAAGTTCTTCGAGCCCGAATATAAGGAGCTTGCACACGTTGAGAGCACCTTCTTCGGCCGCAATTATTCTCCGCTTCAGACGCAGGGACGCTCCGCGTACGTGCCCGTACATCTTCGCAATTCCGCGAAGGACGTTATATATCACCTAAAGCGCATTAACCGCCCCATAAGGCGAATGGTAGTTTCCGTATCTCCGATGGACAAGCACGGCTATTTTTCCACCGCTACGAACGGCCTTGCGCCGAGAATGTGGCAGAAATACGCCGACGAGATCATAGTTGAGGTAAACGAGGCATGCCCGCGCACGTTCGGAGATACTCATCTTCACATTTCCGAGGTTACGGCGATATACAATTCCGACGAAAAGACGATATTCTACGCGCAGAAGCCCAATCCGTCGGAGATCGACAGGCAGATAGGCCGGGCCATCGCGGAAATGGTAAACGACGGCGACACGATACAGCTGGGTATAGGCGGCATACCGTCGGCCTGCGCGATGGAGCTTGCGCATAAAAAGGATCTCGGCATACATACCGAGATGTTTAACGACGGCCTTATGTACCTTTGCGAGTGCGGCGCCGTTACGAACAGAAGAAAAAATTACTTCAGAAACAAGATAGTCACCTCGTTCTCGGCGGGCACGAAGGAGCTCTTCGATTACGTTGACAACAATATGAACATACTCCATTTGGCTGTGGCTTATGTAAACCTGCCGGAGGTAGTTTCAAGAAACGACAACTTCGTATCCGTGAATACGACGCTTCAGGTCGACCTGATGGGACAGTGCTGCTCCGAGGCCATCCAGACGCGCCAGATATCGGGCACGGGCGGTCAGACCGAGACGATAATCGGCGCGAAGGAATCGCACGGCGGCCGCTCGATAATCGCGCTTCACTCAACGCGCGACATAAAGCAGCCCGACGGCTCGAGAAAGCGCATATCGAATATACAGTCCGTACATCCCGAAGGCGCGGTAGTATCGCTTTCGCGAAACGACGTCGACTTCGTATGCACCGAATACGGCATCGCCGCTCTTCGCGGCGCTACGCTTCGCGAGCGCGCACGTGCGCTCATAAACGTGGCGCATCCCGATTACAGAGCACAGCTTGAGGAGGACGCGAAGCGTCTGTGGCTTTTATAA
- a CDS encoding 4-hydroxybutyrate--acetyl-CoA CoA transferase yields MSYEEMYREKLRTLDDVYAMLNDGDYICCLTSSAEPRTFLTFLHRLKGVRKNLHIQATFTTIRFSEIYKDEYADLCDFSSPFFPRTRVPLQRSGRASYIPMHLRNRGVDTVYHLKQISRPMNYVIIAVTPMDKHGYFCSGSCALAMRTYLSYGCKVILEVNEACPRTFGDTYIHISEVDYIYNSHDNKINYYPSPPPTDEDKEIGGMIADLVHDGDTIQLGIGGILSGCANGLVNKRDLGVHTEMFNDGLMNLYNAGAITNKKKSLFKNKIVAAFSSGAKEVFDFVDDNPGMIHLDALYVNHPANFSKNDNIISVNTTLAIDLMGQCSSEAVLTEQISGTGGQTETIIGAKEAHGGRSVIALHSTRGIKQPDGSKKYISTIIPVHPAGTVVSLTRNDVDFVCTEYGMAALRGATLRERAQALINIAHPDYREELTEQAKRLWLI; encoded by the coding sequence ATGAGCTACGAGGAAATGTACCGTGAGAAACTAAGAACGCTGGATGACGTTTACGCGATGTTAAACGACGGCGATTATATCTGCTGTCTTACGTCGAGCGCGGAGCCGAGAACGTTTCTTACGTTTCTGCACAGGCTCAAGGGCGTGAGAAAGAATCTTCATATTCAGGCCACCTTCACCACGATCCGGTTTTCTGAGATATATAAGGACGAATATGCCGACCTATGCGATTTTTCAAGCCCGTTCTTTCCGAGAACACGCGTACCCCTGCAAAGGAGCGGGCGTGCATCGTACATACCGATGCATCTGAGGAACAGAGGCGTCGATACGGTATATCATCTGAAGCAGATATCCCGTCCCATGAACTACGTTATAATAGCGGTCACTCCCATGGATAAACACGGATACTTCTGTTCCGGCTCGTGCGCCCTTGCGATGCGCACGTATCTTTCTTACGGCTGCAAGGTCATACTTGAAGTGAACGAAGCCTGCCCGCGCACCTTCGGAGATACTTATATTCACATTTCCGAGGTCGATTACATTTATAATTCGCACGACAACAAGATAAATTATTATCCCTCGCCCCCTCCTACGGACGAGGACAAAGAGATAGGCGGCATGATCGCCGATCTCGTGCATGACGGCGACACGATACAGTTAGGCATCGGCGGCATACTTTCGGGATGCGCAAACGGGCTTGTGAATAAGCGCGACCTCGGCGTACATACCGAGATGTTCAACGACGGCCTTATGAACCTTTATAACGCGGGCGCCATAACGAATAAAAAGAAGAGCTTATTTAAAAATAAGATCGTAGCGGCGTTTTCATCAGGCGCAAAGGAAGTATTCGACTTTGTGGACGACAATCCCGGCATGATTCATCTTGACGCGCTCTATGTGAACCATCCCGCGAACTTTTCAAAGAACGACAATATAATTTCAGTCAATACGACGCTCGCCATAGACCTTATGGGTCAGTGCTCGTCAGAGGCCGTGCTCACGGAGCAGATATCCGGCACGGGCGGACAGACCGAGACGATAATCGGCGCAAAGGAGGCGCACGGCGGCCGCTCCGTCATAGCGCTCCATTCGACGCGCGGGATAAAGCAGCCCGACGGCTCGAAAAAGTATATCTCTACGATAATTCCCGTTCATCCCGCTGGTACGGTAGTATCGCTTACGAGAAACGACGTCGACTTCGTATGCACCGAGTACGGCATGGCGGCGCTTCGCGGCGCAACGCTTCGCGAACGTGCGCAGGCGCTCATAAATATCGCGCATCCCGATTACAGAGAAGAGCTTACCGAGCAGGCAAAGCGGCTCTGGCTCATCTGA